One genomic segment of Hordeum vulgare subsp. vulgare chromosome 2H, MorexV3_pseudomolecules_assembly, whole genome shotgun sequence includes these proteins:
- the LOC123425645 gene encoding uncharacterized protein LOC123425645, with protein MASPGSGSGGEPGRPWTATSTWAPAGGAAVEDAVSFETTADDAETSPSPVVLARPPSDGSEDPTPCEVTISFTGKYEIHRVYVRSTARTYEIYYSTDLKDTSKDYLCTVRCGIAAQEPQPPGEECVSQASSNAAIGEKHEQEAKSVTSSSDEDSWVEVKIPESPLGNYKPESQEERNAIGTCQKSTLAHYEATAEITDANPCVSLTVRLLSLQSKTSVHIEEIYIFADLVESSSDDSVAGPGNMGGSSLLAMLVPGLMQISKSRDYKIDEKYFADGLKAQLPECCTLKDSIPCGNIAKEAGLYDTNDFKFRPAGVQSRQPPAQSGTIFDDGSNQHELPLNDPKPLPLPVKTTENVQVTLAKDKTVSNLYPEASPIVNENVTPHNRIERMLDTLISKVEKVELCCSRFEDKMMSPLGSIEARLQRLEQQFDSFSVEIQSLRSSSGRMSASNIFSDTINSQQKENNGGYSGTSASVMYRQPGLVMRAPEFSSEDYSNCDVADENTVNLHGPNVVPRVIKAPDFISEPGFTCEKLHSGPLPFEGGRKTSPGLVIKVPEFLNDEEDEVEEDKQAEADDVDVDDDITNSNDTLSKSFKGKTPVSVDGALASALEAFLTSTKGTSPSKSVACTSSNVSCGNTADSSSSLPSHGHLHDISTKDDFHGIFGDTKKISTSISFQEVDVAPLFSISKANLGSSVEVNGQNIDMIPDKKAFASTVLLGVPSQSHTGSIDDCTQVNGQNNDPSSDMNPLVTSTEPVDDSSQLASHSGSVDGGTQAKPPTIFESVGETAQVNESRPSLPLAEFLAARNVFWNGTSKVCCGNDDAAIPSFQRTLTGAHKNLEDGDSKTSQKNPIFQLSLLKKALEVDEGHGKFCVDLSMETTFEPSSHAAPANGANRHSTNATETLSDEDGVLENTKSSIRLSGGMDSVFCSSLHSGPSESFRKPEVEPSLSDLSSMEPSDGDSSREATSSGNATTGNHVEDIFAGNGAGSDASPTVGSQENDILGMAFIAKRTSTSSPSLEVLLAESSDSESQISAVEDSDNDVTGLGSDHLFTTFPSSDDDAFAMDGPLLDVVDAPAPSEVNASASNKPLLDVVDLTNP; from the exons ATGGCGTCACCGGGGTCGGGATCGGGAGGCGAGCCCGGGAGGCCGTGGACGGCGACTAGCACCTGGGCCCCAGCGGGAGGCGCGGCGGTCGAGGACGCCGTGTCCTTCGAGACGACCGCAGACGACGCCGAGACTTCCCCCTCGCCCGTCGTCCTCGCCCGACCGCCGTCCGACGGCAGCGAGGATCCAACTCCCTGCGAAGTTACGA TTAGTTTCACAGGAAAGTACGAGATTCATAGAGTGTACGTGCGAAGCACAGCTCGAACTTATGAAATATACTATTCAACTGACCTGAAGGATACAAGTAAAGATTATCTATGCACTGTACGCTGTGGAATTGCTGCTCAAGAACCACAGCCTCCTGGTGAAGAATGTGTATCTCAGGCGAGTAGCAATGCTGCAATCGGTGAAAAGCATGAACAAGAGGCCAAAAGTGTTACAAGTAGCAGTGATGAAGATAGCTGGGTTGAAGTCAAAATTCCCGAGTCTCCTCTTGGAAATTACAAGCCAGAATCTCAAGAAGAAAGGAATGCAATAGGAACCTGCCAGAAAAGTACTCTG GCTCACTACGAAGCAACTGCTGAAATAACTGATGCAAACCCATGTGTATCTCTTACTGTCCGTCTTCTTTCACTTCAGTCAAAGACATCAGTGCATATTGAAGAGATCTACATATTTGCTGATCTTGTTGAGTCCAGCAGTGATGATTCAGTAGCAGGTCCTGGAAACATGGGAGGTAGTTCTTTGTTAGCTATGCTTGTTCCTGGCCTTATGCAAATTTCCAAATCTAGGGACTACAAAATAGATGAGAAATATTTTGCTGATGGCTTGAAAGCCCAACTTCCTGAATGTTGCACGTTGAAAGATAGCATCCCATGCGGAAACATAGCGAAAGAAGCAGGGCTGTATGATACAAATGATTTCAAATTTAGGCCAGCTGGAGTGCAGAGCAGACAACCACCTGCGCAGAGTGGCACGATATTTGATGATGGCAGCAACCAACATGAGTTACCGTTAAATGATCCCAAGCCTCTTCCGTTGCCTGTAAAAACAACAGAAAATGTACAAGTGACATTGGCAAAGGATAAGACAGTATCAAATCTGTATCCAGAGGCTAGTCCAATTGTGAATGAAAATGTTACTCCGCACAATCGTATTGAGAGAATGCTGGATACTCTGATCTCTAAGGTGGAGAAGGTGGAGTTATGTTGCTCTAGGTTTGAGGACAAAATGATGAGTCCCCTCGGTAGCATTGAGGCAAGGCTTCAGCGACTGGAGCAGCAGTTTGATTCATTCTCTGTGGAGATTCAGTCTCTACGAAGTTCTTCTGGAAGAATGTCAGCATCAAATATTTTTTCTGATACAATTAACTCgcagcaaaaggaaaataatggtGGGTATTCTGGAACTTCTGCCTCTGTGATGTACAGGCAGCCGGGTTTGGTTATGAGGGCACCAGAATTTTCTTCAGAAGATTACTCTAATTGTGATGTGGCTGATGAGAATACAGTTAATTTGCATGGACCTAATGTTGTGCCAAGGGTAATTAAGGCTCCTGATTTCATCTCTGAACCTGGGTTTACATGTGAGAAGCTTCATAGTGGGCCTTTACCTTTTGAGGGAGGACGCAAGACTTCCCCAGGTCTAGTTATCAAGGTTCCTGAATTTCTAAATGATGAAGAGGATGAAGTGGAGGAAGATAAACAAGCAGAAGCTGACGATgttgatgttgatgatgacattACAAATTCTAATGATACTCTGAGCAAAAGCTTCAAAGGCAAAACTCCTGTATCCGTCGATGGTGCATTAGCGTCTGCCTTGGAGGCGTTtctcacttccaccaaaggaacaTCACCTTCAAAGTCTGTTGCTTGCACTTCCAGTAATGTAAGTTGTGGGAATACTGCTGATTCCTCTAGTTCCTTACCTTCTCATGGACATCTTCATGACATATCCACTAAAGATGACTTTCATGGAATCTTTGGTGACACAAAGAAGATTAGTACCTCCATATCTTTTCAGGAGGTTGATGTGGCTCCACTTTTTTCTATATCTAAGGCAAACTTGGGTAGCAGTGTTGAGGTAAATGGACAGAATATTGATATGATTCCGGACAAGAAGGCATTTGCTAGCACTGTACTGTTGGGCGTTCCTTCACAGTCTCATACAGGATCTATAGATGATTGCACTCAGGTAAATGGACAGAACAATGATCCTAGTTCAGACATGAATCCACTTGTCACAAGCACTGAACCTGTGGATGATTCTTctcagcttgcttcacactccgggtcTGTTGATGGCGGAACTCAGGCAAAACCTCCTACCATATTTGAATCTGTTGGTGAGACAGCTCAAGTGAATGAGAGCAGACCTTCCTTACCATTGGCAGAGTTTCTGGCGGCACGGAATGTTTTTTGGAATGGTACTTCTAAGGTGTGCTGTGGTAACGATGACGCTGCAATTCCGTCCTTCCAGAGAACATTGACAGGAGCACATAAGAACTTGGAAGATGGTGACAGCAAAACAAGCCAGAAGAACCCAATCTTCCAACTTTCGCTACTCAAGAAAGCTTTAGAGGTTGATGAGGGACACGGAAAATTTTGTGTTGACCTATCCATGGAGACAACCTTTGAACCATCAAGCCATGCAGCTCCTGCAAATGGTGCTAACAGGCACAGTACCAATGCAACGGAAACCTTGTCAGATGAGGATGGAGTTCTGGAGAATACAAAGAGCAGCATTAGGCTTTCTGGTGGGATGGACTCTGTATTCTGTAGCAGCTTGCACTCAGGTCCCAGCGAAAGCTTCAGAAAACCAGAGGTAGAACCCTCCTTGTCAGATTTGAGTAGTATGGAACCATCTGATGGAGATTCTTCCAGAGAAGCCACCAGTTCAGGGAATGCCACGACTGGAAATCATGTGGAAGATATTTTTGCGGGCAATGGAGCTGGTTCTGATGCAAGCCCAACTGTGGGGTCACAGGAGAATGACATATTGGGCATGGCTTTCATAGCAAAGAGAACAAGTACAAGCAGCCCTTCTCTCGAAGTCTTGCTTGCCGAATCATCTGATTCTGAATCACAAATTTCTGCTGTGGAGGACTCTGACAATGATGTTACTGGCCTTGGTTCGGATCATTTGTTCACTACATTCCCATCCTCAGATGATGATGCCTTTGCCATGGATGGGCCTTTACTTGACGTGGTTGATGCGCCGGCACCATCAGAGGTCAATGCGTCTGCCTCCAACAAACCCTTGCTTGATGTGGTTGATCTGACAAACCCTTAG
- the LOC123425647 gene encoding remorin 4.1-like: MLSGQTAVSGSSSSSIIRGVEQQHQRRPIEEGEEEEPEFRDIHALSPPRALSLYRRSRPGSRDSWGSAAGAGGSRHTSIRSVGSDTAPSELFPTMSREFSAMVAAAASANASSSAAAGHGESVANEDALGRIGEEELEETNPLAIVPDSNPIPSPRRGMTPRPVTGGEVVVPSAGQGQGDEVSVGQVKKDEVETKIAAWQIAEVAKVNNRFKREEVVINGWEGDQVEKASAWLNKYERKLEEKRAKAMEKAQNEVARARRKAEDKRASAEAKRGTKVARVLELANFMRAVGRAPTKRSFF; this comes from the exons ATGTTGAGTGGACAAACGGCggttagtggcagcagcagcagcagcatcatCCGCGGCGTCGAGCAGCAGCACCAGCGTCGGCCGatcgaggagggagaggaggaggagccagAGTTCAGGGACATCCACGCGCTGAGCCCGCCGCGCGCGCTGAGCCTGTACCGCCGGAGCCGGCCGGGCAGCAGGGACTCGTGGGGGTCAGCGGCGGGAGCAGGGGGGAGCAGACACACGTCGATCCGCTCCGTCGGGAGCGACACCGCCCCCAGCGAGCTCTTCCCTACTATGAGCAGGGAGTTCTCGGCCATGGTCGCCGCAGCAGCCAGCGCTAACGCCTCGTCCTCCGCGGCAGCAGGCCACGGGGAGAGCGTGGCGAACGAGGACGCACTGgggaggatcggcgaggaggagCTGGAGGAGACGAACCCGCTCGCCATCGTGCCGGACAGCAACCCCATCCCGTCGCCGCGCCGGGGGATGACGCCGCGCCCggtgaccggcggcgaggtggtggTGCCGAGTGCCGGCCAGGGACAGGGCGACGAGGTGTCAGTGGGGCAGGTGAAGAAGGACGAGGTGGAGACCAAGATCGCCGCGTGGCAGATCGCCGAGGTCGCCAAGGTCAACAACCGCTTCAAGCGCGAGGAGGTGGTCATCAACGGGTGGGAGGGCGACCAGGTGGAGAAGGCCAGCGCATGGCTCAACAAGTACGAG AGGAAGCTGGAGGAGAAGCGGGCCAAGGCGATGGAGAAGGCGCAGAACGAGGTGGCCAGGGCCCGGCGGAAGGCGGAGGACAAGCGCGCGTCGGCGGAGGCCAAGAGGGGCACCAAGGTGGCGCGCGTGCTGGAGCTCGCCAACTTCATGAGGGCCGTCGGGAGGGCGCCCACCAAGCGCTCCTTCTTCTGA